One genomic region from bacterium encodes:
- a CDS encoding potassium transporter TrkG: protein MTNFRTILYYIGRIISAFSFVAFIPFVIAIIMAEYKSAIDLLIGFSSSVLFGYILILLGKKGEITWVVGMVIVSLTWFFLMFLVAIPLFLSGHYLSYLDACFDTMSGLATVGFSIINDIDHLSYSLNTFRFFVPYIAGQGIILVALIFLATSPSGYGMYLGEGREDRILPNIASTAQIIWSIALLYLVVGIGILWLIGIKEDMGIINAFFHAMWLYMSGWATCGLPPTSSSVLFYYSPLIDLATIIVFILGSINFYLHYTIWTGKRLEIFKNTEIRTFFFTLIVSFIFVSLGIVKSGLYNDFPSFFLQGLYHTTSAHTTCGLSFVYPSYFIKWGEIALIGMIIAMGIGGSAGSTGGGIKILRVGVIVKSLIEDIKSIAFPSSAVVHSKFHHIKDILLNDRIIRSSMIITFSYLSTYFFGALIGVIYGYPFINSLFESVSTTSGTGFSCGIVSSSMPSLMKIVYIFQMWAGRLEFISIFAIISLLLGRKR from the coding sequence ATGACAAATTTTAGAACAATTCTTTATTATATAGGAAGGATAATATCTGCATTTAGCTTTGTTGCATTTATCCCATTTGTTATTGCTATAATAATGGCTGAATATAAAAGTGCTATAGATCTTCTTATTGGATTTTCCTCCTCTGTCCTTTTTGGCTATATCCTTATTTTATTAGGAAAAAAGGGGGAGATTACATGGGTTGTTGGTATGGTTATTGTCTCCTTAACCTGGTTCTTTCTTATGTTTCTCGTTGCCATTCCATTATTCTTATCAGGCCATTATCTTTCATACCTTGATGCTTGCTTTGACACAATGTCTGGTTTGGCTACTGTCGGCTTTTCTATAATCAACGATATTGACCATCTCTCTTATTCCCTTAATACATTCAGGTTTTTTGTTCCATATATTGCAGGCCAGGGAATAATCCTGGTAGCCTTAATCTTCCTTGCAACAAGCCCTTCTGGCTATGGAATGTATCTTGGAGAAGGAAGGGAAGATAGAATTCTTCCAAACATTGCAAGCACAGCTCAAATAATTTGGTCAATAGCCCTGCTATATCTTGTTGTAGGTATAGGCATCTTATGGCTAATTGGAATAAAAGAAGATATGGGAATAATAAATGCATTTTTTCATGCAATGTGGCTTTATATGAGTGGTTGGGCTACCTGTGGCTTACCTCCTACATCTTCCTCTGTTCTTTTTTATTATAGTCCCTTAATTGACCTTGCAACAATTATTGTTTTTATATTAGGCTCTATTAACTTTTATCTTCATTATACTATTTGGACAGGAAAGAGGCTTGAGATATTTAAGAATACAGAAATAAGAACCTTCTTTTTTACCCTTATTGTTTCATTTATTTTTGTAAGCCTTGGCATTGTCAAATCAGGGCTTTATAATGATTTTCCCTCTTTCTTTTTGCAGGGTTTATACCATACAACATCTGCTCATACAACCTGTGGCTTATCTTTTGTCTACCCATCCTATTTTATAAAATGGGGAGAGATAGCGTTGATTGGAATGATAATTGCTATGGGAATTGGTGGTTCTGCTGGCTCAACGGGTGGAGGGATTAAAATTTTAAGGGTAGGGGTAATTGTAAAAAGCCTTATTGAGGACATAAAAAGCATTGCTTTTCCAAGCTCAGCTGTTGTTCATAGTAAATTTCATCATATAAAGGATATTCTACTTAATGATAGGATTATCCGCTCATCTATGATTATTACATTTTCCTATCTTTCTACATATTTTTTTGGTGCCTTAATTGGTGTTATATATGGCTACCCATTTATCAACTCTTTGTTTGAATCTGTATCAACAACATCTGGAACAGGATTTAGTTGCGGGATTGTATCAAGTAGTATGCCATCTCTTATGAAGATTGTTTATATCTTTCAAATGTGGGCAGGTAGGCTTGAGTTTATCTCTATATTTGCCATTATAAGCCTATTATTAGGAAGAAAAAGATGA